A stretch of the Saccharolobus caldissimus genome encodes the following:
- the cmk gene encoding (d)CMP kinase, protein MIIIISGPPGSGKTSVASRLASQISFRFISAGSIFREIAKSMKLDIIDLNRLAETNFDIDKMVDNKIYEHIIKEKNLVIESHIAGWLFREYADIAVYLWASLKTRANRIAARDRISYDEAVSQIIKREYMHYRRFKKYYGIDINDLSVYDLVINTSYLTVDEIVKIILLYFSSVVSAKSDLLKKENTNDNVWPV, encoded by the coding sequence ATGATAATTATTATTAGTGGGCCACCAGGAAGTGGAAAGACTTCTGTGGCATCTAGATTAGCAAGTCAAATTTCTTTTAGATTTATCTCAGCTGGGAGTATATTTAGGGAAATAGCTAAGAGTATGAAGCTAGATATAATAGATCTTAATAGACTTGCTGAAACTAATTTTGATATCGATAAAATGGTTGATAATAAAATTTATGAACATATAATTAAGGAAAAGAACTTAGTCATAGAATCACATATTGCCGGATGGTTATTTAGAGAATATGCAGATATTGCAGTATATTTGTGGGCTTCATTAAAAACCAGAGCTAATAGAATAGCCGCAAGAGATAGGATATCTTATGATGAAGCAGTGTCTCAGATAATAAAGAGAGAGTATATGCATTATAGAAGATTTAAGAAATATTATGGTATAGATATAAATGACTTGTCAGTATATGATCTAGTAATTAATACTTCATATCTAACTGTTGATGAGATAGTTAAGATAATATTATTATATTTTTCATCAGTAGTTTCAGCTA
- a CDS encoding 50S ribosomal protein L34e, which produces MPRPALRSRSLRRVSVRLPSGKSVIHYERKNNGEAKCAICKKPLNGVKTNKLYKYSKTEKRPERPFGGYLCHKCLTQLIKMAVRS; this is translated from the coding sequence ATGCCTAGACCAGCTCTCCGTTCACGATCTCTTAGGAGAGTTAGCGTAAGATTACCTAGTGGAAAATCTGTTATACATTACGAAAGAAAAAATAATGGTGAGGCTAAGTGTGCAATTTGTAAAAAACCTTTAAATGGAGTAAAGACAAATAAATTATATAAATATAGCAAAACAGAAAAAAGGCCAGAGAGGCCATTTGGTGGATATTTATGTCATAAATGTTTAACACAATTAATAAAGATGGCTGTTAGATCGTAA